The genome window CCGCGCCTGAGTCCAGTAGAGCAACATCCAGATAGTCCAGAAGAAACCGTAGGCATCGCGCTGCACAATCTCTAGACCGGAATCGGTGACCATTCGTGCGAAGGCTTCGCGACCAAAGATGTGAATATGGTTTGGTTCGCGAAAGTAGTACTCAGGCGCCAGCCCTTGCTGCATAAGCTCGGATTGTTCGTCCGGCACCGCCAGCAGATAAAGCGCGCCGGGCTGGCCGACGCGCTGCAACTCAGCCAACAAGGCTGCCGGATCCGGCACATGCTCTAACACTTCCATGGCGATGACCCGACTTATGCTGGCACTGGCAACCGGCAACGGCAGGCTGGAGCAGACATGCCCTTGCGGCTCGCGCGCCGGGGTTTCGGCTAACCGCGCACGCAGCGACTCGACTTTCTCCGCCACGGCATCGATAAACACTATCCGCGCGCCACGACGCGCGCAGAATAGCGAGGCCCCGCCAGCGCCGCAGCCAACATCCAGCACACTATCCTCTGCAGTAACCGGAAACCCACGGAAAAGTTCGCCGCTATCGTTGAGATACCATCCACTTTGTACCGCATCGACTAGGCCGCAGTTTCGCGAATCAACAAAGCCTTCTGCGCTCGATATCTCTCGCCAGAGCTCCTCGGTAGACCGTGAATCACTATCCAAGCCGGATAGGCGGCGAAAGAGCTGAGCGGGTGTCATTGTGCAAACCTCCCCTTAACCATATTTAAAAACTCAGCGAGCCGTTCACGAGCAACCTCGCGGGAGCAATGAGCCTGCATGCGCTTGACTGCAGTTACAGACATCACTTGATAGCGCTCAGGGTCGTTTATTACGCATGAATAAGCATCCAGAAAGCAGCTTTTAAGTGATTCCCAGTCGATCTGATGCCGCAGCGTACGATAAGCCTGTCGTTGATCGTGCGGCCATGCACAGGCTTCTTCCCAGCTTTTCACCACAAATGCCACTTCGTGATCGATATAGTCCGCCATTGCTGAATGACGTGGTGCGATTGCAGGTACGCCACATGACAAAAACTCCATTAGCGGAAGACACTGTCCTTCGCCATAAGCAGCATTGATTACATATGTACTCGCCTCAATGAGCTGCTCAAAAGAGTCTCCTTCGAGGTAACCCTGCAACAGCACCACTCGACATTTAAAACTTGGCATACGCGCCAACCAGATAAGCATATCGTCAATTGCAGACTGGTAATTCTCACTGTGTCCAAGCTTAAATACTAAGGTAGCATTTGGCTCATCCTCAAATGCACTACAAAATGCAGTAAGCATATCAGACCAATTCTTACGGCCATCATGAGGATTAAACAAGGTTGTAAATACAACACCCTCCAAACGTAACTCGCTACTCCCCAATAGCCACAATGGTAATTCTGGCTGCTCATTTGATTTAGGAGCCCATTCCAACGGATGCCTAGCACTATATAGCTTACGCATGGATCGCCACCACCTACGGCCATGACGCCAAGAAAGAGCAACCCGTGATTCACCAATTAAACGATCTGCCAATGCGGCTGCACCCGACTCTTGGACCTGTCGGATCTTTATTTCACGCAAGCGCTGAAATGCCAATCCAATCGATTCGTCGCCCGAAATATAGGGCACAAGCCGAGGGTCAAAGGTATCAACAACTATTCCAGAACTGATATTTAAAAAACCTCCAACTAAAGGCTTCCTTTTTCGTAATCGTATTTTTGAGTACTTGTCCCAAACTGGTGACGGTACGCTAATTATCGGGAACTCACTTCCCAACTCACGCTTGACCGCTTTTACCACTTGCATTGAATGGGTGATGGCCACACCGAAACGGCTTAGCATCAATAACCAATTCTGGCGATCATCTGAAGAGAGACTCTCATTTGGGATGCTGCTGAATTCCCAAGCAAATACAGGCACCGTGACACATGGCAAATCAGTTAAGCATTTATTTGGAGGGGTAAATGAAAGGAAAAAACACTCCTCACCTGCGCTGAATTTGGGATGATAATGCTGCTTAATGTCTTCAACTCGATCAATTACTACAACCTCACCCAGGTCCCGAAGTACTGGAAGAAAATCTTTTAGAACAAAATAATAGCTGTAGTCTGGTCGTCCTAGACCCTGAAGAATTGTGCTCTCATTGAAACGAGAGTAAACCAAGATCTTCATTGTTCGGTCCTCTGCACCTGAGAGTCTGCAAGTACTCGATTCAGATGCATGCGCAAGTCACGCTCAATAAATTCTTCATCGCCGAGTAATTTTATACGCTGAGATGCTGCTGCAGACATACACTGATAATCGGAAGACCGCTTTGTCACAAAGTCAAAACTAGCGCGGTACGCCTCAACCAGCGATTGCCAGTTAAGGCGATGTCGATAAGTGAAGTAAGCTCCATAAGGTCTGTGAGGCCAAGGTGCTGGCTCCTTGGTGCCGGCGAGCACAAAGCCTAACTGTTCATCAATGATATCTGCCATTGCACTGTGATTAGGTGCTAGAGCAGGACACCCTGCAGCCATGAATTCAAGCAAAGGCAAGCAAAGTCCTTCCGTTGAAGATGCATTAACGTGGTAAGTGCTTGCCTGCAAGAGCTCCAAATACCAATCGAGTTCCATTAAGCCATGAAGCACGACTATTCTGCATTTGAATGGTGCTAGTCGACTTAGTAATGTAAGTAGTTTGGAGTGATAAAACTTCAACTGTATGCTAGTCACCTTAATCACAAGCGTAGCTTCTGCACAATCCCTGAATGCCCATGCAAAGGCAGAGATAATTTCTGACCAGTTATTATGAGGATTTTCAGGGCTTAATACTGCAGTATAAACAACACCTGTTAGCTGAAGATTTATGGGTGTATCCAACTTAATAACACCAAGCAAGCTATCACATGGTTCAGGCGATCGAGTATGAACTGCTGAGACCCATTTACGCCAAGCATCTTGTGTGAGACTTTTAGCGTAAGCAAAGCGAGAACCAAGAGCCCGACTGACACGCCGAGATAATTCAGAGGGCACTGCAACACCTTCCAACTCAGCTTCAAATGCTGGCCCCAATCCATTTGGATCAGGATTTAACACGCAACTATCGATTAATCCGCCCGCAAAGGAAAAATATCTAGGCTCCAAGTTTGGCTCCCGACCCAATTCAGGACACAAATTACCAAACTGACTCCAGACCGGAGGTTGCACGTTGACAAGCGGCAAGCTTGGGGAAGTTGCATGAACCGACCTATATGCCTGCAAACTTGTACAAATAACTCCCTGTATTCGATTAAAAACATAACGCCAATCGTTTTGGAGATCGTGACCCCAACTGCTATCAGGCAGGTTATCGAAACCCCAAGAGAACAAACAAATTGTTGGGCACTCCAAGCCTACAGGCATCTCCTGAGGCGGCGTTGCCGAAATGAAAACAACTTGCAACCCTTTAGCGAGGTATAGTTGGTAGAGTCCATCCACCTCATTAGCGTTTACCTCTAGCACATCCCCGATGCGCCTCAATACAGGAATAAATGCCTTCAATAATAAGTAATAGTCAAAATCGGGCTTGCCCAAAAAGTCATTGATTACGGACTGGTTGATCTTGGAACTGACTAAAATAATCACATTAAAACCAAAGAAGGAGTATTGGTTGGTATTTCAGGGCTTGAGTGCAATAACGACTTGGCTCTTAGGCATTACTTCATCAAGAGCTGATTTAATCCGTAACCCGGAAGGTTGCTCAAGCAATTCGTGCCAAGTTTTTGACCAATTTTCAAGAAGGGGATGCCAAGGCGGTGACAACGGCTGATTCTCACAAGCCCAATAAAATGACCACCAGACTGCGTGGTAAAAGCCGTAACTGAAACGATCAACGATTTGTAGTCCGGAATCACTGGCCAAGCTCTCAAGCTCACCTCGCTTGAACACTCGAATATGGTTGGGCTTTTCAAAATATACGCTTGGTGCTATGTGCCGTTGTACTTCCTCGCTTCGCTCATCCGGTACTGTTAGCAAAAACAATGCTCCAGGCTGCGCCACACGCACCAGTTCCGCCATGAACTTAGCCGGATCATCAACATGCTCTAGCACCTCCATCGCGACCACCTTACTCACACTAGCACTTGGGAGTGGGATGGGATTTGCATCAGTAACCAGTATTTGCACACTGCGCGCTGGTATAGCTTCCAATTGCTGGCGAGCTATCTCCAGCTTGGCTCCATCAACATCAGCCAAAATGATTGCTGCCCCTTGCCGGGCACAAAATGTGGCGTGACCACCAGCTCCACAGCCGATATCCAGCAAAGTGTCCTCAGAGGTCACGGGAAACCCTTTAACCAGCTGTCCACCCGGCTGAGTCCAACCACTCAGGTGAAGATCTTTGAGCCCTATAAGGGTTGCATCATCGAGGCCCGCCAGCCCGAGGTGATCGCCTGAAGTAACATCTGGAGTTCTTGGCACTTGGCTGGATTGACTCCGCAGAACATTTACTAGTAAGCGCTTAATACGCCGAAACATGCCTGAACCTTGCTGTATTTATTGAAAAATATGGAGTGTATGCAGTGCTATCTAGAAAAACAATTGAAGGCGCGCTTGCTCATCTGCATCAGTAGTTTGTAAGGGTTGCAGAACCCGAGAGCATGCACCATATTCATCACAAACTGGAAAAGCCAGAATAATAAATAGTCAGGATATTCAGCCATGAGACAACTTTCCGGAATGGACAACCTCTTCCTCGCCCTTGAGGACAACAACCAGCACATGCATGTTGGCGGTCTCGGCATATACGATCCGTCTACCGCACCAGGTGGCAAGGTGCGTTTCAAGGGTGTGCTGGAGTTCTTCGAGAAGCGCCTGAACAAGTCCAAGGTTTTCCGCCGGCGCCTGGTCAACCTGCCGCTGGGTATCGATCGCCCCTACTGGATAGATACGCCCGAAATCGACGTCGAGTACCACATCCGCCATATCGCCCTGCCCAAGCCGGGTGACTGGCGCCAGCTGTGCATCCAGGTCGCGCGCCTGCATGCCCGTCCGCTGGATATGAGCATGCCGGCCTGGGAGTGTTATGTGATCGAGGGGCTGGACAACATTTCCGGTATTCCGCCCGGCAGCTTCGCCTTCTATATCAAGATGCACCACTCGGCCATCGACGGCGAAGCCGGCGCCGAACTGATGAAGGCGATTCACAGCCTGTCCAGCGTGGATGATTCGACGCAGGACAAGTCGGCCATCATTGCCGATCGCGAGCCTTCGACCATCGAGTTGCTGGCCCGCACCGTAGGTCACCGCGCCAGCATGGTCGGCGACACCTCCAGATTGCTGCTGGATATCGGCAAGCTGGGGCTGAATTTTGGCAGGAATTACCTGCAGCGCATGGGTGAGGAGCCTCAGCCAAAATCCGCCGACGAACCGAAAGCGGTACCCGGCAAGGCGCCGGTCACCCGTTTTGACATGCCGGTTTCCGCCCACCGGGTGGTCGAGGCGCTGGGGCTGCCGATGCGTGAAATTCAGGAAATCCGCAGCAAGGTGCCGGGTGCCACGGTCAACGATGTGTTCATGGCCGTCACCGGCGGCGCGTTGCGCAAGTACCTTGGCGACAAGCACGAGCTGCCGGCTGCCAG of Pseudomonas pohangensis contains these proteins:
- a CDS encoding glycosyltransferase family protein produces the protein MKILVYSRFNESTILQGLGRPDYSYYFVLKDFLPVLRDLGEVVVIDRVEDIKQHYHPKFSAGEECFFLSFTPPNKCLTDLPCVTVPVFAWEFSSIPNESLSSDDRQNWLLMLSRFGVAITHSMQVVKAVKRELGSEFPIISVPSPVWDKYSKIRLRKRKPLVGGFLNISSGIVVDTFDPRLVPYISGDESIGLAFQRLREIKIRQVQESGAAALADRLIGESRVALSWRHGRRWWRSMRKLYSARHPLEWAPKSNEQPELPLWLLGSSELRLEGVVFTTLFNPHDGRKNWSDMLTAFCSAFEDEPNATLVFKLGHSENYQSAIDDMLIWLARMPSFKCRVVLLQGYLEGDSFEQLIEASTYVINAAYGEGQCLPLMEFLSCGVPAIAPRHSAMADYIDHEVAFVVKSWEEACAWPHDQRQAYRTLRHQIDWESLKSCFLDAYSCVINDPERYQVMSVTAVKRMQAHCSREVARERLAEFLNMVKGRFAQ
- a CDS encoding class I SAM-dependent methyltransferase codes for the protein MLDVGCGAGGASLFCARRGARIVFIDAVAEKVESLRARLAETPAREPQGHVCSSLPLPVASASISRVIAMEVLEHVPDPAALLAELQRVGQPGALYLLAVPDEQSELMQQGLAPEYYFREPNHIHIFGREAFARMVTDSGLEIVQRDAYGFFWTIWMLLYWTQARASGDELAGEAYDVVQPPYPPLLNDWASLWQRFISLPDAAPVKRALDQLLPKSQIIIARKSLESITR
- a CDS encoding WS/DGAT/MGAT family O-acyltransferase; translated protein: MRQLSGMDNLFLALEDNNQHMHVGGLGIYDPSTAPGGKVRFKGVLEFFEKRLNKSKVFRRRLVNLPLGIDRPYWIDTPEIDVEYHIRHIALPKPGDWRQLCIQVARLHARPLDMSMPAWECYVIEGLDNISGIPPGSFAFYIKMHHSAIDGEAGAELMKAIHSLSSVDDSTQDKSAIIADREPSTIELLARTVGHRASMVGDTSRLLLDIGKLGLNFGRNYLQRMGEEPQPKSADEPKAVPGKAPVTRFDMPVSAHRVVEALGLPMREIQEIRSKVPGATVNDVFMAVTGGALRKYLGDKHELPAASLNAMVPMTTRGAKKDADVGNQVGMSAMPICTDIADPIERLNKVRRGSSKTKQATSSVGKDLPGKLINLLPAVAGKMLITKGLLPLVNLTISNVRGPDVPLYLAGAQMVLFLPVSIPMDNLGLNITGFSYNGTLWVCVTVCRQMMPDPAVFAQCYRESFEELLLATKKMTAAAPDKGAAKPGAAARSSKVSAAKPPSRPAVAKTAAKTAGSAPAAKTPVKAPAAKPAAKPAARKAPLQPPANRPPLKKVERKPLAKAAAKAKTGSSGQAGKAASKNK
- a CDS encoding class I SAM-dependent methyltransferase, producing MFRRIKRLLVNVLRSQSSQVPRTPDVTSGDHLGLAGLDDATLIGLKDLHLSGWTQPGGQLVKGFPVTSEDTLLDIGCGAGGHATFCARQGAAIILADVDGAKLEIARQQLEAIPARSVQILVTDANPIPLPSASVSKVVAMEVLEHVDDPAKFMAELVRVAQPGALFLLTVPDERSEEVQRHIAPSVYFEKPNHIRVFKRGELESLASDSGLQIVDRFSYGFYHAVWWSFYWACENQPLSPPWHPLLENWSKTWHELLEQPSGLRIKSALDEVMPKSQVVIALKP
- a CDS encoding glycosyltransferase; amino-acid sequence: MIILVSSKINQSVINDFLGKPDFDYYLLLKAFIPVLRRIGDVLEVNANEVDGLYQLYLAKGLQVVFISATPPQEMPVGLECPTICLFSWGFDNLPDSSWGHDLQNDWRYVFNRIQGVICTSLQAYRSVHATSPSLPLVNVQPPVWSQFGNLCPELGREPNLEPRYFSFAGGLIDSCVLNPDPNGLGPAFEAELEGVAVPSELSRRVSRALGSRFAYAKSLTQDAWRKWVSAVHTRSPEPCDSLLGVIKLDTPINLQLTGVVYTAVLSPENPHNNWSEIISAFAWAFRDCAEATLVIKVTSIQLKFYHSKLLTLLSRLAPFKCRIVVLHGLMELDWYLELLQASTYHVNASSTEGLCLPLLEFMAAGCPALAPNHSAMADIIDEQLGFVLAGTKEPAPWPHRPYGAYFTYRHRLNWQSLVEAYRASFDFVTKRSSDYQCMSAAASQRIKLLGDEEFIERDLRMHLNRVLADSQVQRTEQ